The Candidatus Hydrogenedentota bacterium genome window below encodes:
- a CDS encoding glycoside hydrolase family 20 zincin-like fold domain-containing protein, producing the protein MTGSLCLSGVICFMAMHGGIDLTKAVVVAGDSGVSTADRIAARVLIEEVKARTGLEWTTTDARPPSGPSVEIGFAAKDLPPEAYRLSVDADRGLVRIEGADRRGALYGVGDFLRKMDWAPGRVTLPVDLAIETRPAYAIRGHQLGYRHTANSYDAWDEARYDRYIRELALFGANAVENIPFQDESSPVMPVTRERMNIAMSEICERYGLDYWIWTPVEADLADPAVCAEALDMWEAFYRTCPRLDAVFFPGGDPGDNAPQHVMPFLEQAAQRLRAHHPKATMWISLQGFERDEVDWFFAYMNEKAPEWLAGVVHGPQSPPLAETRQRLAKTYRLRAYPDITHTILCQFPVPWWDPAFALTEGRECVNPRPRFYARVHNRFAPYTDGFLSYSDGVHDDVNKIVWTLLAWDPDRGVRDMLIEYARFFFGPGVAADAADAILALETNWEGSAALNGAIDAVWARWQAIEARAPELRDNWRWRLLAFRAAYDAYVRGRLLHETALEQDAHTALARAVDIGADAAMDAAEDVLRRAGTDPACAGLRARLETDGEDLFRQIGMQMSVEKYHARNFERGAVLDFLDRPLNNRWWLEDQFARIRALPDEAAKCAELDRIRTWENPVPGSRYDVVGDTARNPHVLRGEPTLLDVEDLRAPLPGYGTWLGPNRWRLSWLSSLDWPIGVVYEGIDTQREYVVRTTGRGESLLKINGARVQPARYDKELGGIKEFPVPRAAVATGKITLTWDAPDEAHLNWRHRSFLSEVWLLPR; encoded by the coding sequence ATGACCGGTTCTCTATGTCTGTCGGGAGTAATATGTTTCATGGCGATGCACGGCGGGATTGATCTGACGAAGGCGGTGGTCGTCGCGGGCGATTCCGGCGTTTCGACGGCGGATCGGATCGCGGCGCGCGTGTTGATCGAGGAAGTGAAGGCGCGAACGGGCCTCGAATGGACCACAACGGACGCGCGCCCGCCGTCGGGACCGTCCGTCGAAATCGGTTTCGCCGCGAAGGATCTGCCGCCGGAGGCCTACCGCCTGTCCGTGGACGCGGACCGTGGACTGGTGCGCATCGAGGGCGCGGATCGGCGGGGCGCGTTGTACGGCGTGGGGGATTTCCTGCGCAAAATGGATTGGGCGCCGGGGCGCGTGACGCTGCCGGTCGATCTCGCTATCGAGACCCGGCCGGCCTATGCCATCCGCGGTCACCAGTTGGGCTACCGCCACACGGCGAACAGTTACGACGCGTGGGACGAGGCGCGGTACGATCGCTACATTCGCGAACTCGCCCTGTTCGGCGCGAACGCCGTCGAAAACATTCCATTCCAGGACGAGTCCAGTCCCGTCATGCCCGTGACGCGCGAACGCATGAACATCGCCATGAGCGAGATATGCGAACGGTACGGGTTGGACTATTGGATTTGGACGCCGGTGGAGGCCGATCTGGCCGATCCGGCGGTGTGCGCCGAAGCCTTGGACATGTGGGAAGCCTTCTACCGGACCTGCCCGCGGCTCGACGCGGTGTTCTTTCCAGGCGGCGATCCGGGGGACAACGCCCCGCAACACGTCATGCCGTTTCTCGAACAGGCCGCGCAACGGTTGCGGGCGCATCATCCGAAGGCCACGATGTGGATTTCGCTCCAAGGCTTCGAAAGAGACGAGGTGGACTGGTTTTTCGCGTACATGAACGAAAAGGCGCCGGAATGGCTGGCGGGCGTGGTCCACGGACCGCAAAGCCCGCCGCTCGCGGAAACGCGGCAACGGCTCGCGAAGACCTATCGCTTGCGCGCCTATCCCGACATCACGCACACGATCCTGTGCCAGTTTCCCGTCCCATGGTGGGATCCCGCGTTCGCGCTGACCGAAGGGCGGGAATGCGTCAATCCGCGCCCGCGCTTCTATGCGCGCGTCCACAACCGCTTTGCGCCGTACACGGACGGATTCCTTTCGTACTCGGACGGCGTGCATGATGACGTGAACAAGATCGTCTGGACCCTGCTCGCATGGGATCCGGATCGCGGCGTCCGCGATATGCTCATCGAATATGCGCGTTTCTTTTTTGGACCGGGCGTTGCCGCCGACGCCGCCGACGCCATCCTCGCCCTGGAAACGAACTGGGAGGGATCCGCCGCGCTGAACGGCGCGATTGACGCCGTGTGGGCGCGCTGGCAGGCCATCGAGGCGCGCGCCCCCGAACTCCGGGACAACTGGCGTTGGCGGTTGCTGGCCTTTCGCGCGGCGTACGACGCCTATGTTCGCGGACGGCTGCTGCACGAGACCGCGCTGGAACAGGACGCCCACACCGCGCTGGCCCGGGCGGTGGACATTGGCGCGGATGCCGCGATGGACGCGGCGGAGGACGTGTTGCGGCGCGCCGGAACCGATCCGGCCTGCGCCGGGCTGCGCGCGCGCCTCGAAACCGACGGCGAGGACTTGTTCCGTCAAATCGGCATGCAGATGAGCGTCGAAAAATACCACGCAAGAAATTTCGAGCGCGGCGCGGTGCTCGATTTCCTCGACCGGCCCCTGAACAACCGCTGGTGGTTGGAAGACCAGTTTGCGCGGATCCGCGCCCTGCCGGACGAGGCGGCGAAATGCGCCGAACTCGACCGAATCCGCACATGGGAAAACCCCGTGCCCGGCAGCCGATACGACGTTGTCGGCGACACGGCGCGCAATCCCCACGTGTTGCGGGGCGAACCGACGCTGCTCGATGTCGAGGATCTCCGCGCGCCGCTGCCGGGGTACGGCACATGGCTGGGGCCGAACCGCTGGCGGCTGTCGTGGCTCAGTTCGCTCGACTGGCCGATCGGCGTCGTGTATGAGGGCATTGACACCCAGCGCGAGTACGTGGTCCGGACCACCGGCCGCGGCGAATCGCTGCTGAAAATCAACGGCGCGCGGGTCCAACCCGCGCGTTACGACAAGGAACTTGGCGGGATCAAGGAGTTCCCCGTTCCAAGGGCCGCCGTGGCGACGGGCAAGATTACCCTGACATGGGATGCGCCCGATGAAGCGCACCTCAACTGGCGGCATCGATCGTTTCTCTCGGAAGTATGGCTGCTGCCTCGCTGA
- a CDS encoding HD domain-containing phosphohydrolase, translating to MEERVLFVDDDANVLEAYQRKLQHVLRVRTAEGAHAGLREIQEKGPFAVVVADMHMPLMNGIEFLKKVREIAPDTVRIMLTGNADIKLAMEAVNEGCVFRFLTKPCPAALMGESLIAAIRQYRLVTAEKEVLEGTLQGTAELLIEVLSWANPEIFGRSVHLRNLARAITAKMGMGNTWEIELAAMLCQIGMLALPPEILTKAIGGESLDDEEQRTVESVPAIGAELLERIPRLENVARIVMYQNKYFDGSGFPRDRVAGKEIPLGSRVLKVAADYLQLRSRGLSRMDSVKALQDQEEKYDPAVLAVFSKIPAVVAPPEADKGKVISIAFKDLGPGTTLAAPILTTQGRTLVARGTVMTSAYLVRLRKYAAVQGIREPIEVIIHPETD from the coding sequence GTGGAAGAACGTGTGCTCTTTGTGGACGACGACGCGAACGTGCTTGAAGCGTACCAGCGGAAACTACAGCATGTGCTGCGGGTGCGCACCGCGGAAGGCGCGCATGCCGGACTGCGCGAAATCCAGGAAAAAGGCCCCTTCGCGGTGGTCGTGGCCGACATGCACATGCCGTTGATGAACGGCATCGAATTTCTGAAAAAGGTGCGCGAAATCGCGCCCGACACCGTCCGAATCATGTTGACGGGCAACGCCGATATCAAATTGGCCATGGAAGCCGTCAACGAGGGATGCGTGTTCCGTTTTCTGACAAAACCGTGCCCCGCCGCCCTGATGGGCGAGTCGCTCATCGCCGCCATCCGGCAGTACCGCCTCGTCACCGCCGAGAAGGAGGTCTTGGAGGGGACGCTTCAGGGCACGGCGGAACTGTTGATCGAAGTGCTCTCGTGGGCCAATCCCGAAATATTCGGTCGCTCCGTGCATCTCCGCAACTTGGCGCGGGCCATTACCGCCAAAATGGGCATGGGAAACACATGGGAAATCGAACTGGCGGCCATGCTGTGCCAGATCGGCATGCTGGCCCTTCCGCCCGAAATTCTCACGAAGGCCATCGGCGGCGAATCGCTCGACGATGAGGAACAGCGGACGGTCGAAAGCGTTCCCGCCATCGGGGCCGAACTGCTCGAACGCATTCCCCGGCTGGAAAACGTCGCCCGAATCGTGATGTATCAGAACAAGTATTTCGACGGATCCGGTTTTCCCCGCGACCGCGTGGCCGGCAAGGAAATCCCCCTGGGGAGCCGCGTGCTGAAGGTGGCCGCCGATTATCTTCAATTGCGATCCAGGGGATTGTCGCGGATGGACAGCGTCAAGGCCCTGCAAGACCAGGAGGAAAAATACGATCCCGCCGTGCTGGCCGTGTTTTCCAAAATACCCGCGGTGGTTGCGCCGCCGGAAGCCGACAAGGGCAAGGTCATCTCGATTGCATTCAAGGACCTTGGACCGGGCACGACCTTGGCCGCGCCCATCCTGACCACGCAGGGCAGGACGCTTGTCGCGCGCGGAACCGTCATGACTAGCGCGTACTTGGTCCGTCTGCGAAAATACGCGGCCGTCCAGGGCATCCGGGAACCGATCGAGGTGATCATCCATCCCGAAACGGATTGA
- a CDS encoding response regulator, with protein MKSILFVDDEPNVLDGLRRMLFPMQREWEMAFARSGAQALEQLEARHFDVVVTDMRMPGMDGSRLLAEVKKRHPDTLRFVLSGQSDSETLYRSVGEAHQFLSKPCKPALLKECVDRAFALRELLSSDSLKAVVAQIGALPPVPRVYAKLCEALKSPDSSIADVGRIIETDLAMTAKILQLANSAFFGLRRQVASATQAVSLLGLNTVRALVLTTGLFAPLEGAKLPRGFSLDALWRHSMIVGAYVQAICRAESAPKETANDAYTAGLLHDTGELVLASACPEDYACVFDRAVAESLPLAAAEKALLGCTHGEVGAYLLGIWGLPHPIVEAVAFHHRPMDAIGNAFSPLAATHVADALAFARRKELFNCPPSKVDLAYLERLGLADRLPEWEHACAEMDERGDE; from the coding sequence ATGAAAAGCATTCTCTTTGTTGACGACGAGCCCAACGTGCTGGATGGATTGCGACGGATGCTGTTTCCGATGCAGCGCGAATGGGAGATGGCCTTTGCCCGGAGCGGCGCGCAGGCGCTCGAACAGCTCGAAGCCCGTCATTTCGATGTCGTCGTGACCGACATGCGCATGCCCGGCATGGATGGCAGCCGGTTGTTGGCCGAGGTCAAGAAGCGCCATCCCGACACATTGCGTTTCGTCTTGTCCGGCCAGTCGGACAGCGAAACCCTCTATCGGTCGGTGGGGGAAGCGCACCAGTTCCTCAGCAAGCCCTGCAAGCCGGCGCTGTTGAAGGAGTGCGTGGACAGGGCCTTTGCCCTGCGCGAATTGCTGTCGAGCGATTCCCTGAAGGCCGTCGTGGCGCAGATCGGCGCGCTGCCGCCGGTTCCGCGGGTCTATGCGAAACTGTGCGAGGCGCTGAAATCGCCGGACAGTTCGATTGCGGACGTGGGCCGCATCATCGAGACCGATTTGGCCATGACCGCGAAAATACTCCAACTGGCCAACTCCGCTTTCTTTGGTCTCAGGCGGCAGGTGGCCAGCGCCACCCAGGCCGTCTCCCTGCTTGGATTGAATACGGTCAGGGCGTTGGTTCTTACCACGGGCCTCTTCGCCCCGCTGGAAGGCGCGAAATTGCCCCGCGGCTTTTCGCTGGACGCGTTGTGGCGTCACAGCATGATCGTGGGCGCCTATGTACAGGCCATCTGCCGCGCCGAATCGGCGCCCAAGGAAACGGCAAACGACGCCTACACGGCGGGTTTGTTGCACGACACGGGCGAACTGGTGCTGGCCAGCGCCTGCCCGGAGGACTACGCGTGCGTTTTCGATCGCGCCGTCGCGGAGTCCCTTCCGCTGGCGGCCGCCGAAAAAGCCTTGCTGGGCTGCACGCACGGCGAGGTCGGCGCCTATCTGCTGGGCATCTGGGGGCTGCCGCATCCCATCGTCGAGGCCGTGGCGTTTCATCACCGGCCCATGGACGCCATCGGAAATGCCTTCTCGCCTCTCGCCGCCACCCATGTCGCGGATGCGCTGGCCTTCGCGCGGCGCAAGGAACTGTTCAACTGCCCCCCCTCGAAAGTGGACCTGGCGTACCTCGAAAGACTGGGCCTGGCGGATCGCCTGCCCGAATGGGAACACGCCTGCGCGGAAATGGACGAGAGAGGAGACGAATAG
- a CDS encoding response regulator — protein MTKGKKRLLFVDDEPNVLEVLRRLLDLCGEPWEGVFCTGVDDALDALRREAFDVIVSDIRMPKKDGIALLEAVRGDEALSRIPIIILTGEGDRTLKRRVLDLGATDLLNKPVGREDLIARLRSAIRIKEFEDHLANQVEVLDGLVRERTRQLEKSHREVVWRLAKAGEFRDDQTGNHVARVAWCSYILARRMGRNGGFAELLFLTSPLHDIGKIGVPDKILLKEGPLTPEERAVIETHTEIGESILRQPPKSIMMAAQAIPNGYTTDDEALPSPLLQMATVITRSHHEKWDGSGYPDGLAGEDIPVEARMVALVDVYDALRSKRPYKPAMSNEEAVAILQKGEGSHFDPRMLESFLDENNHIVEVYDRFGEEGE, from the coding sequence ATGACCAAAGGGAAAAAGAGACTCTTGTTCGTTGACGACGAACCGAACGTGCTCGAAGTCCTGAGGCGTTTGCTGGACCTGTGCGGCGAGCCGTGGGAAGGCGTCTTTTGCACCGGCGTGGACGACGCGCTCGACGCGCTGCGCCGCGAGGCGTTCGACGTGATCGTGTCGGACATACGCATGCCCAAAAAGGACGGCATCGCCCTCCTCGAGGCCGTGCGCGGCGACGAGGCATTATCCCGGATCCCCATCATCATCCTCACCGGCGAAGGCGATCGGACGCTGAAGCGGCGCGTGCTCGATCTGGGCGCGACCGATCTGTTGAACAAGCCCGTGGGCCGCGAGGATCTGATCGCCCGCTTGCGAAGCGCAATCCGCATCAAGGAATTCGAGGATCATCTCGCGAACCAGGTCGAAGTGCTGGATGGCCTTGTCCGCGAACGCACCCGGCAATTGGAAAAATCGCACCGCGAGGTCGTGTGGCGGCTGGCCAAGGCGGGCGAATTCCGCGACGACCAGACCGGCAATCACGTGGCGCGCGTCGCGTGGTGTTCCTACATCCTTGCCCGGAGGATGGGAAGAAACGGCGGGTTCGCGGAATTGCTTTTTCTGACCAGCCCGCTGCACGATATCGGAAAAATAGGCGTTCCGGATAAGATTCTGCTCAAGGAAGGCCCCTTGACGCCGGAGGAGCGGGCCGTGATTGAAACTCACACGGAAATCGGCGAAAGCATTCTGCGGCAGCCGCCCAAATCCATCATGATGGCCGCGCAGGCCATCCCGAACGGATATACGACGGACGACGAGGCGCTGCCGTCCCCGTTGCTGCAAATGGCCACCGTCATCACGCGCAGCCATCACGAGAAATGGGACGGTTCCGGATATCCGGACGGGCTGGCCGGCGAGGACATCCCCGTCGAGGCGCGCATGGTCGCCTTGGTGGACGTCTACGACGCCCTGCGATCGAAACGGCCCTACAAACCCGCCATGAGCAACGAGGAGGCTGTCGCCATCCTGCAAAAAGGCGAGGGAAGCCACTTCGATCCGCGCATGCTCGAATCGTTTCTCGACGAAAACAACCATATTGTGGAGGTGTACGATCGATTCGGAGAAGAGGGCGAATGA
- a CDS encoding response regulator: MDAETNAIRVLVADDDPNLLKLVARELLGKGFACETVSDGAAAMEAMGKAEFDVALLDIEMPELDGFQVLDAMHGKHPDTVPVILTGKGDIPRAVKAVKLGAFDFLEKPCNPHLLEHTIRRAGEYRRAHRHARKMEAEADETRTALQLERALNQAQKLESVGRLAAGIAHEINTPAQYVGDNLEFLQSAHADIVALINLFRRLMESPAADALPPDLLNEARDLNETAHFEYLANEIPRAIAQSIEGIGRITSIVQAMKEFSHPGVTEKTLADINHCIESTATVSRNEWKYVADLEMDLDPSLPRVWCLPAELNQVFLNLIVNAAHAIADVVGDGSETKGRIMISTRRDGDWVEIRISDTGTGIPDEFRDRIFDPFFTTKEVGKGTGQGLAIARNVVVNKHSGTLSVESEVGKGTAFIIRLPVVEG; the protein is encoded by the coding sequence ATGGATGCTGAAACCAACGCGATCCGCGTACTCGTCGCGGACGATGACCCGAACCTGCTGAAACTGGTTGCGCGCGAACTCTTGGGCAAGGGTTTCGCGTGCGAGACCGTGTCCGACGGCGCCGCCGCGATGGAGGCGATGGGCAAAGCGGAATTCGACGTGGCCCTGCTCGACATCGAGATGCCGGAGTTGGACGGTTTCCAGGTGCTGGACGCCATGCACGGGAAACATCCGGACACCGTTCCCGTCATTCTGACGGGCAAGGGCGACATTCCGCGCGCCGTCAAGGCCGTAAAACTGGGCGCGTTCGATTTTCTCGAAAAGCCCTGCAACCCGCATCTGCTCGAACACACCATCCGCCGCGCCGGCGAATACCGCCGCGCGCACAGGCACGCGCGGAAAATGGAAGCCGAGGCGGACGAAACGCGTACGGCCCTCCAACTCGAACGCGCCCTCAACCAGGCGCAGAAACTGGAATCGGTGGGACGCCTGGCCGCGGGCATCGCCCACGAGATCAACACGCCCGCGCAATACGTGGGCGACAACCTCGAATTCCTCCAGTCGGCCCACGCGGACATCGTGGCCCTGATAAACCTGTTTCGCAGGCTGATGGAATCGCCGGCGGCGGACGCCCTGCCGCCGGATCTGTTGAACGAGGCCCGCGATCTGAATGAAACGGCCCATTTCGAGTACCTTGCGAACGAAATCCCCCGCGCCATCGCGCAGTCCATCGAGGGCATCGGACGGATCACGTCCATCGTCCAGGCGATGAAGGAATTCTCGCATCCCGGCGTGACGGAGAAGACCCTCGCGGACATCAATCACTGTATCGAGAGCACGGCCACCGTGTCGCGCAACGAATGGAAATACGTGGCCGATCTCGAAATGGACCTGGACCCGAGTCTGCCCCGTGTCTGGTGTCTGCCGGCCGAACTCAACCAGGTCTTTCTCAATCTGATCGTGAACGCGGCGCACGCTATCGCAGACGTTGTCGGCGACGGTTCGGAAACCAAGGGACGAATCATGATTAGCACCCGTCGCGACGGCGATTGGGTGGAGATTCGCATTTCCGACACCGGAACCGGCATACCGGACGAGTTCCGCGACCGCATTTTCGATCCGTTTTTCACCACCAAGGAAGTGGGCAAGGGCACCGGCCAGGGATTGGCCATCGCGCGGAACGTCGTGGTGAACAAGCACAGCGGAACCCTTTCCGTCGAAAGCGAGGTCGGAAAAGGAACGGCGTTCATCATTCGGCTGCCCGTTGTCGAAGGGTGA